One part of the Humulus lupulus chromosome 9, drHumLupu1.1, whole genome shotgun sequence genome encodes these proteins:
- the LOC133799949 gene encoding uncharacterized protein LOC133799949 translates to MIRSVPFWIRLQDLSLQYSRSKCLSALVSTIGKPIMVDKFTRECSRVQFARIVVEMEITDNPPRTIQYLNEHGRDKSEEDAILSSRNPYLKKRSINEKVVVGMPKLVTEDPPADNGQIVCEKDWQSPKKVFYRGLNGPKKQVEVLNLCSKDKVGVGALLETKMRGSKVTEMMANKFLNWDYYSSSIIEGRILIIWRRVYVKVTVVEETSQFVHFFKAKDRDGGKPVSKAELFDSSQWLASSHLDVLKQKGSFFTWTNNQDGHARIYSKIDHVFTNEKWLDIFPNTTTVFKWETISEHCSCTLSIQTMELLGVKLFRDHIGDIEIQFQRTKVVFQDARLLAKKNPRDLTLQDNVKTAAETYISQEQIVLQLFDSKKSIMGRPISDNKKINVHCVELGPKLNVDQHLSLLKPFSHKEIRAALFSIPIIKSPGPDGFGSGFFKVMWQDIGDEICRAISQFFELGRIPEELLDTTLSLVPKCENPSRAVDYRPIACCSTLYKCISKLLYSRLAKVLPILVQSNQGAFVKGKSIAHNIMIFQDLIENYGRSTTSPRCAIKIDISKAYDTVDWWFIEDLLTALCFLERFIKWLMTCLKNTSYLLLMNGRVQGIFKGEKGLRQGDPLSPFLFVLIMEYLTQRLQLAALDSSFRYHPMCKSLNLLSLCFVDDLLLFCKGSMAAVGVLKSALEEFSAVTGLEINTSKSHVYFGGVSTNDRKKLATELQLSEGRFPLKYLGVRMRPTKWKHEDCDIIIQKFRMRINNWASRHLSFAGRIQLIHFVLFGLRNYWMGIFILPQSIIKEIEKLCRGFLWGVNGNQSKIHLESWTKVCLLKVYGGLGFKNGSAWNKAILAKYIWAITEKHDLLWVKWINFVYLKGYEFLSYRLPPDISWYWKKLCNLRDIYSYAELKAAGSAGKFHPSKLYNSSLCQQQIDYHRAVWCRLSIPKHIFLLWQTVNTQLLTCDNLLSLDDAIVVDVVAVLQLIVLDCEPQMVY, encoded by the exons ATGATTCGTTCAGTGCCTTTTTGGATCCGGTTACAAGATCTTAGTCTTCAATATTCGAGAAGCAAATGCCTCAGTGCTCTTGTTAGTACAATAGGCAAGCCGATCATGGTGGACAAGTTTACTCGTGAATGTTCTAGAGTTCAGTTTGCAAGGATCGTGGTGGAGATGGAAATCACTGATAATCCTCCTAGGACAATACAATATTTGAATGAGCATG GGAGAGACAAGAGTGAGGAAGATGCTATTCTTTCCTCTAGAAATCCCTATTTAAAAAAGAGAAGTATAAATGAGAAAGTAGTTGTTGGTATGCCTAAGCTTGTTACTGAGGATCCGCCAGCTGATAATGGCCAGATTGTGTGTGAAAAAGATTGGCAATCTCCTAAGAAAGTGTTTTATAG GGGTTTGAATGGTCCGAAGAAGCAAGTTGAAGTTTTGAATCTTTGTAGTAAGGATAAAGTTGGAGTTGGTGCTCTTTTGGAAACGAAAATGAGGGGGTCAAAAGTTACTGAGATGATGGCTAATAAGTTTTTGAACTGGGATTATTACTCCAGTTCGATTATTGAGGGAAGAATTTTAATAATATGGAGGAGGGTCTATGTCAAGGTTACTGTGGTTGAAGAGACAAGTCAGTTTGTTCACT TTTTTAAAGCCAAAGATAGGGATGGAGGAAAGCCTGTATCTAAAGCTGAGTTATTCGATTCTTCTCAATGGTTAGCTAGTTCCCATCTTGATGTGCTTAAACAAAAAGGTTCTTTTTTTACATGGACGAATAATCAAGATGGCCATGCTCGAATTTATTCTAAGATTGATCATGTGTTTACTAATGAGAAATGGCTGGATATATTTCCCAATACAACAACAGTTTTCAAATGGGAAACAATTTCGGAGCACTGCTCTTGTACTCTCTCTATTCAGACCATGGAGCTCTTGGGAGTCAAATTGTTTAG GGATCATATAGGAGATATAGAAATTCAATTTCAGAGGACAAAAGTTGTGTTTCAGGATGCCCGTCTCCTTGCTAAGAAAAACCCAAGAGATTTAACTCTCCAAGATAATGTCAAGACTGCTGCTGAAACTTATATTAGCCAGGAACAGATTGTATTACAACTTTTTGACTCAAAGAA GAGTATTATGGGTAGGCCTATTTCAGACAATAAGAAGATAAATGTCCACTGTGTTGAGTTGGGTCCCAAACTCAATGTAGACCAGCATCTATCCTTATTGAAGCCATTTTCTCACAAGGAAATCAGAGCAGCTTTATTCAGTATTCCTATTATAAAATCCCCGGGTCCCGATGGATTTGGCTCGGGTTTTTTCAAAGTCATGTGGCAGGATATTGGAGATGAAATATGTAGAGCTATAAGTCAGTTTTTTGAATTAGGCAGAATCCCTGAGGAGCTTCTTGATACCACATTATCACTGGTTCCCAAATGTGAGAACCCTTCTAGGGCTGTGGACTATAGGCCTATAGCATGTTGTTCTACCCTATACAAATGTATCTCTAAGCTGCTCTATTCTCGCTTAGCTAAGGTCCTTCCTATCTTGGTTCAATCTAATCAGGGAGCGTTTGTTAAAGGCAAATCAATAGCTCACAACATAATGATTTTTCAAGACCTTATTGAGAATTATGGGAGATCAACCACTTCTCCAAGGTGTGCAATTAAAATTGATATTAGTAAAGCTTATGACACAGTTGATTGGTGGTTCATTGAAGATCTTTTAACAGCGTTGTGTTTCCTTGAGAGATTTATCAAATGGTTAATGACATGCTTGAAAAACACATCTTACTTACTACTCATGAATGGCAGAGTTCAAGGAATATTTAAGGGTGAAAAGGGGCTTAGGCAAGGGGATCCTTTGTCGCCTTTTTTATTTGTCCTAATCATGGAATATCTCACTCAGAGGCTTCAATtggctgctcttgactcatcttTCAGATACCATCCGATGTGTAAAAGCCTGAATTTGTTGAGCCTTTGTTTTGTAGATGATTTACTCTTATTTTGTAAAGGATCTATGGCTGCAGTTGGAGTGCtaaagagtgcccttgaggagtTTAGTGCTGTTACTGGGCTGGAAATAAATACTAGCAAATCTCATGTGTATTTTGGAGGAGTTTCAACTAATGACAGGAAGAAGTTAGCTACTGAGTTACAGCTGTCTGAAGGTAGATTTCCCCTTAAATATCTTGGTGTCCGTATGAGGCCAACTAAATGGAAGCATGAAGATTGTGACATCATTATTCAAAAATTTAGAATGAGAATTAATAACTGGGCTAGTAGGCACCTTTCATTTGCTGGTAGAATCCAGCTCATTCATTTTGTCCTATTTGGTTTAAGAAACTACTGGATGGGTATCTTTATACTTCCTCAAAGTATTATTAAGGAGATTGAGAAATTATGTCGAGGCTTTCTTTGGGGAGTTAATGGTAACCAGAGTAAAATTCATTTGGAATCATGGACTAAGGTCTGTCTCCTGAAAGTTTATGGTGGACTTGGATTCAAGAATGGCTCAGCTTGGAACAAAGCAATTCTAGCTAAGTACATATGGGCTATAACTGAGAAGCATGACCTGCTGTGGGTTAAGTGGATAAATTTTGTGTACTTAAAAGGGTATGAGTTCTTGTCTTATAGGCTTCCCCCTGACATCAGCTGGTATTGGAAAAAACTGTGTAATCTCAGGGATATCTACAGCTATGCAGAGCTAAAAGCTGCTGGTAGTGCTGGAAAATTTCACCCTTCTAAGCTGTATAACAGCTCTCTATGTCAACAACAAATAGACTATCACAGAGCTGTTTGGTGCCGACTTTCCATACCTAAACACATATTTCTTCTTTGGCAAACAGTTAACACTCAGCTCCTAACCTGTGATAATCTGCTCAG